TCCATTGAATGGCTCAACAGTGGTAGGGAAGTTGTGTGTCTCCGCTTTGAGTGAAATCACAGAATCAATGTCTTTGGTTTCGAAGTAGTCTGCTTTGTTTTGAGTCTTTGGAGCGAATTGCTCCATTTTAGGACCTTTGATAAAGGCTACATTGTCTTTGTAGGCAGATTCGATTTGTCCTGGATGGGTTTCAGAGGTTTTTCTGATCAGTTTGAACAACGACACTGGTTTTTCTTCTCCGTCGATGATAAACTGTCCGTTGAATATTTTGTGACGGCAGTGCTCAGAATTCACCTGAGAAAAGCCGAATACTTCGCTGTCAGTCAACGGTCGACCTAGTCTAAGTGCTACACTTTCTAAGTAAACCACTTCTTCTTCGCTCAGCGCTAGTCCTTCGCTCTGGTTGTAGCTTCTAATGTCTTCGATATCCTGAATAGCTTCAGGCTGCTTGTTGATGATATAAACTTCTTCGTTTAGTGCCTCATATTTTTGATTGAGCATTGGGTCGAAATTACCTTCAGTGTGGAATTCTTCAATTCGCTCAATGCCTTCAATGCCCATGTTTTGTGTGATTTCCACTGCATTGGTACTCCAAGGAGTAATCATCTCCTGACGTGGTCCAATGAAAGAACCTGGTAGGTTTTTTTCACTTAGAACCTCTGCATTACCAAAAAGCCATTGGAGCTTTTCTATGCTAGCAGCGTCTAGATCGGATTTTGATTTTAAAAGATAGTAGGTGGTGGGATTTTTCTTGAATATAAAGATCATCGAAGAAGGACTGTTTATCAGCCGCAAAAGTAAGATGATTGGCTCAAAAGTTGGGTATGGGATATAGTATTATTGTGGATTTTTCTTTTACTATAATTTGAAAGAAACTGGGAGAGAAAGAATGAAGGATTGTGGGTTGCCTCGGGATGTCCCAGGAATCCACTCCACCGAAGTTTCTTCGAAAATTCTCAAGGCTTCCTGGTTACAGTCTGGGCTCAACCCTTTAATTATATAATAATCCGCTACTCGGCCGTTTTTATCGATAGTATAGGCGATATGGACAGTGCCCTGCAGACCAATCTTTTTAGCACTCTTTGGGTATCGCATTTCTTTAGTCAGTTTTTCATAATACTTTGGGAAGCCCATAGTAGGAGAGGGTAGTGTATTGATTTGTGTGTAGCTGTGTTTAGTACTATCCAGTTTCGTGCTGGTGCCGCTGATTAATTCACCTCCTTTGTATTTTTCGGTATAGAATGAATGGCCGTTAGGATAGTAGCCCTTCCACGTTCCGCTTCGCATGCCTTTATATATTTTGCCCTTGGCTGAAATGCTTAAGTCAGCACGATATTCAATTAGGTTTCCCATACCATCTTTGACTAATTGATTACCTAAGGAGTCCCAGGCATTGTAAGTGCGATGATTTATTTCCGTGGCTGTGGAATACCCAGTGTATTCTCGTTCTAATGCTTTCACTCCATTTGGATACCAGAAGACGTAGCCGCCAAATATGTGTCCATTTTTTAATTGATATTTTTCTTTAACCTGGCCATTTTCATAATATTCTACGCCTATTCCAATTTGTTGGCCGCTTTCGTCATATGTTTTTTTGGCTTTCGTTTTTCCATTGGAAGTGAATTTTTCAGTGACTTTTCCAATGAAGTAATTTTTGTCATTAGGAATTACACCTGTAGCTGAATAATAGGCTATACTTTGATCAACGGGCTGACCTGCTTTATCGAAATAAAGTGTTTGTGTAGGTTGTGCTAGACAAGCTCCATGGAGTAAGAAGCAAAAGACGAAGGTTTTGAAAATATTGTTAGCTATTGAGCGCATTAGATACTTCCACAAATGATTCATTCAAAAGTTTGGTGTGTCCTGTGTCTAAGATAATGACTTTCGCTTGTGGTATTTGGTTTAAGAAATAGAAATGTCGCTCAGGTTGAATGATTTTGTCGTATTTTCCGAAAATTACTGTAGTCTTAAAATTCCCAGTGTTTATACGCTCGATGAGTTCGGCTTGTCGCATTCTAAACTTGCGTAAGGTGATCCATGAATGATAGACTCTCATTCGCTGATCCTTGTCCTGTAGCTGAGTACGAGAAAAATCTATCGTCCATTGATTAAACATTTTGGTCTTTTCCAACAGATCCAGAAAAATGAAAAACGGCTTAGGGTTTCTCATGAAGAAACCAAATAGCTGCTCCGAACCCAAAGGGAAAGTGGCAAACTCATAGGAACTACGTTTCACAATACCATCGGGAGCAATCAACAGGCAATGGTCAATGCGATTTTCGAAAGATTTTAATGTACTAGAAGTATATCTACCTCCTAAGCTGTATCCCAAAACTGAAAAGCGATCAATATTCAAGTGATTAAGAAACCCAGCAAAAATATTTTTCCATTCCTCTTGAAGTAAATATTTGGAGCCGCCCTGTCGTACACTCTTTCCGTGATAAAACAAATTGACGCTTACCACCTGATGATCGACTAATCCACTCGATAAGTCATTGAATACCATTAAGTTTTGCCCAAATCCATGAAAGCAAATCAGTGTTTTTTCTCCGTTACCGGAGCACGCGTATTCCAGTTGAATTGATTGAGAGTGAATGTATAGTTTGGGCGAATGGTTCATTGCGGACAAAAAAATACCAGAAAAATTCGAACAAATATTGATTTTGTTCGTAGAAACTTCGGAAACTTTTAGTAATCATAAAGTTTCCATAGTTTCTTTGCGGTACAATGATTAACAATACAAAGGAGAAAATATTAGAAAACACTGAAGCACTCTTTAATAAATATGGAGTACGAAGCGTGTCTATGGATGACATTGCAAGAGAACTTTCTATTTCTAAAAAGACGATTTATCAGTTTTTTAAGGATAAGGATGAATTGGTGACTCTAATAACCAAAGGGCATATAGATCGAGAGCGATCAGAGATGGCGACCGTGAAGTCTACTGCTGAAAACGCAATTGATGAATTGTTCAAACTTTCACATTGTATTCGTGAACATGTTAAGGAAATTAACCCTTCGATGCTTTTTGACATACAAAAGTATCACCCAAGTGCATGGGCGCTGTGGTTGGAGTACAAGAATGTTTTTATTAAAAATACCATTTTGGATGTCATAGCAAGAGGGAAAAGTGAGGGGTATTTTAGACCTGAATTGGATGCTGAAATAATATCCACTTTTCGTGTTGAATCCATAGAGCTAAGCTTTGATGAAAAAATATTTCCAAGAGACAAATTTGATTTTACTGAAGTACAAATGACCTTATTTGATCATTTTGTACATGGACTAATGACCGTAAAAGGTCTAGAACTATATGATAGCTTGATAGATGCTAAATCTTATGAGAGTAATTAAACAACCAATACTTTTACTACTACTTACAATGGGTTTTGTGGCTGTTCACCAGGTGAGCATGGGCCAAAACCCCGAGTCGATGAGCGTCTCCTTAGAAGAGGCGATTGATTATGCGTTAGAAAACAATCAGCAGGTGAAAAATGCTAGGCTGGAAGAAGAAATAGCCGACAAGCAGGTGGGTGAAATTCTTGCCGATGGATTGCCACAGGTGAATGCAAATGCCAGTTTGATGCATAATTACAAAATTCAGCAAACGATTGTAGAATCTTCAAATGGTTTTCCTCCTGGTGTACCAGACGGTGAGGCTGTTGCTCTGGAATTTGGGATACCGTATACATCCGGTTTTGATTTTGGTTTGACGCAGATGGTGTTTGATGGTTCGTTTTTTATTGGACTTGAGGCAGCGAAGACCTTTACCCAGCTCTCTAGAAAGGATCACATCAAAACGAAGATTGATATCGCAGAGGCGGTGTCTAAAGCCTATTTCGGAGTTTTAGTGAATGTGGAGCGATTGGCCTTAGTGGAACGAAATTATTCTCGATTGGATTCTTTGTTGCAAGAAACAGAGGTGATGTACCAGAACGGATTTGCTGAAAAAATTGATGTAAATAGAGTCAAAGTACAGTTTAACAATGTGAAGGTTGAAAAGGATAACTATCAACAAATTGTTGATTTATCTGAATCTATTCTAAAATTCCAAATGGGATTGAAGCCTAACACACCATTGATATTAACAACTGAAATTCAAACGATAGATTATTTCAATTTTGAGACTATCAAGGACTTTACCTATGAACAAAGAATTGAGTATTCTCAGATGAACATCAGGAAAGAACTCAAGCAACTAGATATAAAAAATGTAAGAGCCAAATACTATCCAAAAATTGATCTCGTAGCCAACTACGGTAGAAATACGGGTAACACCTCCTTAGATGCGGTGTTTTCAGATGACTGGTTTGGGAATGGAGCCATAGGGCTGCGTGCTAGTGTGCCCATTTTTGATGGCATGAGGAAACGCCGCCAGGTGCAACAAAGGCAATTACAAGCCCAGCAAATCGATTATTCCTTGAATCTATTGGAAAATAATATTGATGTAGAAATAGAACAGGCGCTGACTTCGTACAACAGACAAATTGAAATGATGCAAGCACAAAGAGAAAACATGGAATTGTCTCAAGAAGTCTACGAAGTGGCTAAAATTAAATACAATGAAGGCGTGGGGTCAAACATCGAAGTGATCGATGCTGATGCTACCTTCAAACAAGCACAAATAAACTATTACAATGCGCTCTACGATGCGCTCATCTCAAAAATTGACCTGCAAAAAGCCTATGGCATTTTGCTCTAAGCTAATAACCTCTTTAAAAATGAAAAAATTAACATATATCATTCCATTGATCCTTGTATTTGCCGTTGGATGTTCGAGCGATTTGGAAACTAAGAAAGCAGAAGTTGAGGAATTGAAAACTCAAATTCAAGACCTCAAAGGTCAAGTAGTGGCCCTCGAAGAGGAAATCAGAAAAGAAGATCCAGCGTACGGAAAAGTCACAGTCAATAAAACTTTGATTACGGTGCTGGATGTGGTCCCGAGATATTTCGAACACAAAATCGAGGTAAGGGGTGCGGTAGAATCAAGAACCAATGTGACTGTTAGTCCTCAAGTTCCCGGGAAAATAGAAAGCGCAAATGTCATTGCCGGACAGAATGTGAAGAAAGGGCAATTGTTGTTTTCTCTGGATAGTGATATTATAAACAACAATATTGCAGAATTGGAAACAGCTCTTGAATTAGCCACGATAATGGCTGATAAGCAAGAAAACCTATGGAAACAAAATATTGGTACTGAAGTTCAATATCTCCAGGCTAAAAACAATAGAGAGTCTTTAGAGAGAAAGTTAGCAACAGCTCAATCTCAACTCAGTCAGACTAGAATATTGGCTCCTTTTTCAGGGACAATAGATGCGATGGATGCTAAAGTGGGGGAGATGGCACAGCCAGGAATGCCATTGGTGAGAATTGTTAATCCTAACGACGTGCACATCAGTTCGGATGTGTCTGAACGATTCATTGGCAAATTCAAAAAGGCCGATCAAGTGGATGTGTATTTCCCATCTCAGGATAAGAAAATGGTAAGTCAAGTGTCCTCTGTTGGTCAAGTGATCAATAGCCAGAATCGTACTTTCGAAATGGAAGTGTATTTACCAACACTTGATTTTCCTGTCAAGCCCAATCAGGTGGTTGTGCTCAACCTTAGAGACTACCAAAATGAACAGGCTTTAGTTGTGCCCACTCAGTTGATTCAAAAAGACAATAAAGGGTCATTTGTATTCGAAATCGTTAAGGAAGGAAGTAATCTGGTGGCGAAGAAAGTGTATGTGGAGACAGGCGTGACTTACAACAACGAGACAGAAATCAAATCTGGATTGAAAGCCAATCAAAGACTGGCCAATAAAGGTTTCCGTGAGCTATCCGAAGGGGTGATAGTTAGTATCAAAGAGGATAAACCTGCCAAATAATCTTAAACTCAAAAGTAATTGACATGGCTGATAGCAATGTAAAAAATAAACAAATAGAGAAGGAGTTTGGGCTGACCACACTCTCGATCAACAACAGAACTACCGTGTTGGTATTGAGTGCTTTGATTGTCTTGATGGGCATTTCGACGTATATCAACTTACCAAAGGAGAGTTTTCCTGAGATTCGACAACCAAAGGTTTATATCGGTACGCCACACCCAGGTAATTCCCCGGTTGATATGGAAAATTTGATCACCAGGCCCATTGAGAAAGAGCTTAATACCATTTCCGCTGTGGAGGAAATCCGATCCACTTCTGTTCAGGATTATTCTACCATCATTGTGGAGTTTACTTCTACGACTTTGATCGAAGATGCTTTGACTAAAGTGAAAGATGCTGTAGATAAAGCAAAGCCTGAATTGCCTAGTGATCTGGAAAAAGATCCGAATATATTCGAAATGAACTTTTCGGAGTTCCCAGTTTTGAATATTAACCTGTCTGGAAATTTTAGCATCGAAGAGCTGAATGACTACGCAGAAGATCTGGAAGATGAAATTGAAAAGATTAGTCAAATTTCTAAAGTGGATATTCGAGGGGTCGACGAGAAAGAAGTTCGGGTAAATGTGGATCCATATCAAATGGAAGCCCGTTTGGTGAACTTTGGGGACATCGAAAACGCCATCCGTGCGGAGAATATCACACTTTCTGGAGGAAACTTGAAAGAAGGAGATATACGTCGTTCGATCCGTGTGGTGGGCGAATTCAAAGACCCAAAGGATCTGCTCAAAGTAGTGGTTAAACATGAAAAAGGCAATATTGTATACTTAGGAGATATTGCTGAAGTAGAATTCGACTACAAAGAAAAGCAGAATTATGCTCGCCTCAATGGTAAGCCTGTTGTGATGCTCGACATTGTAAAAAGAAGTGGAGAGAATTTGTTGATCGCTACGGATAAAATCGACGAGATCATCGCTGACTTCAAAGCTAACAGATTCCCTGAGGGCATGGAAGTGACCAAAACCAATGACCAGTCTCAGCAAACCAGAGACATGGTGAGTAGTTTGGAAAATAATATTATTTCTGGGGTGTTGCTAGTGGTTCTTGTACTGCTATTTTTCTTGGGCACTAGAAATGCGCTGTTCGTTGGGGTAGCCATTCCACTTTCGATGTTCATGGCATTTATGATTTTGGGAATGTTCGGCATCACGATCAATATGATGGTGCTGTTCTCTTTGATCATGGCACTGGGTATGTTGGTGGACAATGGTATTGTGGTCGTGGAAAATGTTTATCGATTGAGAGAGCAAGGTCTATCGGCATATGAAGCGACCAAAAGGGGTGTGGGTGAAGTGGCTTGGCCAATTATTGCTTCCACAGCTACGACTTTGGCTGCATTCTTACCTTTGGCTTTCTGGCCGGGTATCATGGGTGAGTTTATGAAGTTTTTGCCGATTACTCTGATGGTGACTTTAGGCTCTTCTTTGTTTGTGGCATTAGTTATCAATCCTGTTTTGATTACCGCATTCATGAAGTTGGACGACGGCAAGCCTGCGGATAAAAAGAAGATTTTTATCTACTTTGGCATTGCCTTGGGATTGGGTCTTTTGCTACTGTTCACAGACATAGCACCTATAGGCAGATTATCTATCGCGTTTGGTTTGGTTATTCTATTAAACGTGTTTGTGCTAATTCCTATTTCCAGGAAATTCCAAAGATCGTTTTTGCCTTGGTTAGAAGGAGTGTACAAGAAGTCTATGCAATTTGCTTTAGCAGGATGGATGCCTTATGTGTTCTTCTGGGGAACCGTAGGATTATTATTTTTCTCTGTGGCTTTGATGAATGTCTTTCCTCCAAATGTTGAATTCTTCCCTAAAACACCACCGAAATATGTGAATGTGTTTGTGGAGTATCCAATTGGTACAGATGTAGAGACAACCAATGCATTTACCTCTAAGCTCGAAAAGAAAGTGGCGGTACTCGTCAAGCCTTATGGTGAAGTTGTAGAGTCGATCACTGTCAACGTGGGCGCAGGAGCTTCCGACCCGATGGATCAATCTTCATTTGGGCAAAGTGATACGCCGAATAAGGCACGGATTACAGTCAACTTTGTTGAGTTCAGAGAAAGAAATGGTGTTTCAACAAATGAAATTTTGGACAAAATCAGATCGTCCATGTCGGGTTATCCAGGTGTGGCAGTTACTGTGGATCAAAATAGTGATGGCCCTCCGGTAGGTAAACCTATCAGTATCGAAATCATCGGAGACGATTTTGCTACCTTGATCGATTTGTCTGAGCAGATGAAGAGCTTTATCAACAAATCTGGAATAGAGGGTATTGAGAAATTGAAATCTGATTTGGAGACTGGAAAGCCAGAATTAGTAGTTGATATTGACCGAGAAAAGGCTAGAAGGTTTGGTCTATCTACGCAAGGAATAGCTATGGAAATTCGTACGGCGCTATTCGGGAAAGAAGTTTCTAAATACAAACGAGGAGAAGATGATTATGAAATTCAGGTGAGGCTGGCTGAAAAGTACAGATATGACATCGATGCCTTGATGAATAAGAGCATCGTTTATAGAAATCAGTCTAATGGTAAGATTGTGAGTGTTCCTATCTCTTCTGTAGCTACAGCCGATTTGAGCTCGACTTATGGTTCGATCCGAAGAAAAGATTTAAATCGAGTGGCAACACTTACCTCGAACGTGGTGAGTGGCTATAATGCCACTTTGATCAATGATCAGATCAAGGCCTTATTGAGTGATTTCAAAATGCCAATAGGCTACGAGTTTAGATTTGGTGGAGAGCAAGAAAAGCAAGCCAAAGAAATGGCTTTCTTGAGTAAGGCATTGTTGATAGCTGTATTCATGATCTTCCTGATTATCGTATCACAGTTCAACAAGATTACTACTCCGTTCATAATCATGATGTCTGTAGTGTTGAGTACCATTGGTGTGTTCTTAGGACTAGTTGTTTTCCAAATGAATTTCGTAGTCATTATGACCATGATTGGGATTATTTCCTTAGCGGGAATTGTGGTGAACAATGCCATCGTATTGATTGATTTTATCGAGTTGAGTAGAAATCAATTGAGAGCCGACAAAGGAGTGGACAAGCTGGAAATGAGCGATATCATCAGTGCCATTGCTACTGCAGGTGCCACACGTTTGAGACCT
The sequence above is drawn from the Reichenbachiella sp. genome and encodes:
- a CDS encoding TonB family protein produces the protein MNHLWKYLMRSIANNIFKTFVFCFLLHGACLAQPTQTLYFDKAGQPVDQSIAYYSATGVIPNDKNYFIGKVTEKFTSNGKTKAKKTYDESGQQIGIGVEYYENGQVKEKYQLKNGHIFGGYVFWYPNGVKALEREYTGYSTATEINHRTYNAWDSLGNQLVKDGMGNLIEYRADLSISAKGKIYKGMRSGTWKGYYPNGHSFYTEKYKGGELISGTSTKLDSTKHSYTQINTLPSPTMGFPKYYEKLTKEMRYPKSAKKIGLQGTVHIAYTIDKNGRVADYYIIKGLSPDCNQEALRIFEETSVEWIPGTSRGNPQSFILSLPVSFKL
- a CDS encoding TetR/AcrR family transcriptional regulator, coding for MINNTKEKILENTEALFNKYGVRSVSMDDIARELSISKKTIYQFFKDKDELVTLITKGHIDRERSEMATVKSTAENAIDELFKLSHCIREHVKEINPSMLFDIQKYHPSAWALWLEYKNVFIKNTILDVIARGKSEGYFRPELDAEIISTFRVESIELSFDEKIFPRDKFDFTEVQMTLFDHFVHGLMTVKGLELYDSLIDAKSYESN
- a CDS encoding efflux RND transporter periplasmic adaptor subunit codes for the protein MKKLTYIIPLILVFAVGCSSDLETKKAEVEELKTQIQDLKGQVVALEEEIRKEDPAYGKVTVNKTLITVLDVVPRYFEHKIEVRGAVESRTNVTVSPQVPGKIESANVIAGQNVKKGQLLFSLDSDIINNNIAELETALELATIMADKQENLWKQNIGTEVQYLQAKNNRESLERKLATAQSQLSQTRILAPFSGTIDAMDAKVGEMAQPGMPLVRIVNPNDVHISSDVSERFIGKFKKADQVDVYFPSQDKKMVSQVSSVGQVINSQNRTFEMEVYLPTLDFPVKPNQVVVLNLRDYQNEQALVVPTQLIQKDNKGSFVFEIVKEGSNLVAKKVYVETGVTYNNETEIKSGLKANQRLANKGFRELSEGVIVSIKEDKPAK
- a CDS encoding efflux RND transporter permease subunit → MADSNVKNKQIEKEFGLTTLSINNRTTVLVLSALIVLMGISTYINLPKESFPEIRQPKVYIGTPHPGNSPVDMENLITRPIEKELNTISAVEEIRSTSVQDYSTIIVEFTSTTLIEDALTKVKDAVDKAKPELPSDLEKDPNIFEMNFSEFPVLNINLSGNFSIEELNDYAEDLEDEIEKISQISKVDIRGVDEKEVRVNVDPYQMEARLVNFGDIENAIRAENITLSGGNLKEGDIRRSIRVVGEFKDPKDLLKVVVKHEKGNIVYLGDIAEVEFDYKEKQNYARLNGKPVVMLDIVKRSGENLLIATDKIDEIIADFKANRFPEGMEVTKTNDQSQQTRDMVSSLENNIISGVLLVVLVLLFFLGTRNALFVGVAIPLSMFMAFMILGMFGITINMMVLFSLIMALGMLVDNGIVVVENVYRLREQGLSAYEATKRGVGEVAWPIIASTATTLAAFLPLAFWPGIMGEFMKFLPITLMVTLGSSLFVALVINPVLITAFMKLDDGKPADKKKIFIYFGIALGLGLLLLFTDIAPIGRLSIAFGLVILLNVFVLIPISRKFQRSFLPWLEGVYKKSMQFALAGWMPYVFFWGTVGLLFFSVALMNVFPPNVEFFPKTPPKYVNVFVEYPIGTDVETTNAFTSKLEKKVAVLVKPYGEVVESITVNVGAGASDPMDQSSFGQSDTPNKARITVNFVEFRERNGVSTNEILDKIRSSMSGYPGVAVTVDQNSDGPPVGKPISIEIIGDDFATLIDLSEQMKSFINKSGIEGIEKLKSDLETGKPELVVDIDREKARRFGLSTQGIAMEIRTALFGKEVSKYKRGEDDYEIQVRLAEKYRYDIDALMNKSIVYRNQSNGKIVSVPISSVATADLSSTYGSIRRKDLNRVATLTSNVVSGYNATLINDQIKALLSDFKMPIGYEFRFGGEQEKQAKEMAFLSKALLIAVFMIFLIIVSQFNKITTPFIIMMSVVLSTIGVFLGLVVFQMNFVVIMTMIGIISLAGIVVNNAIVLIDFIELSRNQLRADKGVDKLEMSDIISAIATAGATRLRPVLLTAITTILGLIPLAVGINIDFINFFASLDADFYLGGDNVAFWGPMSWTIIFGLTFATFLTLFIVPVMYLFFAKLNRKLGIS
- a CDS encoding TolC family protein — encoded protein: MRVIKQPILLLLLTMGFVAVHQVSMGQNPESMSVSLEEAIDYALENNQQVKNARLEEEIADKQVGEILADGLPQVNANASLMHNYKIQQTIVESSNGFPPGVPDGEAVALEFGIPYTSGFDFGLTQMVFDGSFFIGLEAAKTFTQLSRKDHIKTKIDIAEAVSKAYFGVLVNVERLALVERNYSRLDSLLQETEVMYQNGFAEKIDVNRVKVQFNNVKVEKDNYQQIVDLSESILKFQMGLKPNTPLILTTEIQTIDYFNFETIKDFTYEQRIEYSQMNIRKELKQLDIKNVRAKYYPKIDLVANYGRNTGNTSLDAVFSDDWFGNGAIGLRASVPIFDGMRKRRQVQQRQLQAQQIDYSLNLLENNIDVEIEQALTSYNRQIEMMQAQRENMELSQEVYEVAKIKYNEGVGSNIEVIDADATFKQAQINYYNALYDALISKIDLQKAYGILL
- a CDS encoding alpha/beta hydrolase is translated as MNHSPKLYIHSQSIQLEYACSGNGEKTLICFHGFGQNLMVFNDLSSGLVDHQVVSVNLFYHGKSVRQGGSKYLLQEEWKNIFAGFLNHLNIDRFSVLGYSLGGRYTSSTLKSFENRIDHCLLIAPDGIVKRSSYEFATFPLGSEQLFGFFMRNPKPFFIFLDLLEKTKMFNQWTIDFSRTQLQDKDQRMRVYHSWITLRKFRMRQAELIERINTGNFKTTVIFGKYDKIIQPERHFYFLNQIPQAKVIILDTGHTKLLNESFVEVSNALNS